The Lysinibacillus pakistanensis genome includes a window with the following:
- a CDS encoding DUF3055 domain-containing protein encodes MERFFLYDDVEDTKTRFVSFAGKKLRYDLAILQSGRFFGKVLVMDIQFGRFAIIGPDDIEEPGYLEHVYNRSEEETVELREYLRELLN; translated from the coding sequence ATGGAACGTTTTTTTTTATATGATGATGTAGAGGATACAAAAACACGCTTTGTCAGTTTTGCAGGAAAGAAGCTTCGTTATGATTTAGCTATTTTGCAATCGGGTCGTTTTTTTGGTAAAGTGCTTGTCATGGATATTCAATTTGGACGCTTCGCCATTATTGGTCCAGACGATATAGAAGAGCCTGGCTATCTTGAGCATGTTTACAATCGTTCAGAGGAAGAAACTGTTGAATTACGAGAATATTTACGTGAATTATTGAATTAA
- the yunB gene encoding sporulation protein YunB, with the protein MEQEEIFLFFPRKRMKLRSYSNYSHYGSYRKKGKRLNRLTLLIVSIIIGVSLFIYFLNERLMPTYLQYAEVQTNKIASYVVSKASLNVLDINDVLVEVSPNSSSDLKINTEIINRVRADTVKQVKMYLEQAELGDLSSLPDLDNIEYDLNKIKEGNGIVFYIPISQAANIPLLGNLGPKIPARFHVIGNVHSDVTSSITEYGINSAFVEVGIRIEVNVQIIVPFASKSSTITQDIPVAMGLTRGPVPNVYTNGTEGTQPSLEIPIPFDK; encoded by the coding sequence ATGGAACAGGAGGAGATTTTTTTGTTTTTCCCTCGAAAAAGAATGAAATTGAGATCATATAGTAATTATAGTCATTATGGTAGCTATAGAAAAAAGGGAAAACGGTTAAATCGTTTGACCTTATTAATCGTAAGCATCATTATAGGTGTTTCTTTATTCATTTATTTTTTGAACGAGCGACTTATGCCCACCTACTTACAATATGCTGAAGTACAAACCAATAAAATTGCATCCTATGTTGTGAGCAAAGCATCTTTAAATGTTTTAGATATTAATGACGTTCTTGTAGAAGTATCTCCCAACAGCAGCTCTGATTTGAAAATTAATACAGAAATCATTAATCGAGTACGTGCAGACACAGTAAAGCAAGTAAAAATGTATTTGGAGCAAGCAGAACTAGGAGATTTATCGAGTTTGCCAGATCTCGATAATATTGAATATGATTTAAATAAAATAAAAGAAGGAAATGGGATTGTCTTTTATATACCAATAAGCCAAGCAGCTAATATTCCATTACTGGGGAATTTAGGTCCTAAAATTCCAGCACGCTTTCATGTAATTGGTAATGTGCATAGTGATGTTACTTCTTCCATAACGGAATATGGTATTAACAGTGCGTTTGTGGAAGTAGGAATTCGTATAGAGGTAAATGTACAAATCATTGTCCCATTCGCTAGTAAATCCTCAACCATTACGCAGGATATCCCAGTCGCAATGGGGTTGACAAGGGGGCCTGTGCCTAATGTTTATACAAATGGTACTGAGGGGACTCAGCCATCACTTGAAATACCTATACCATTTGATAAATAG
- a CDS encoding D-glycero-alpha-D-manno-heptose-1,7-bisphosphate 7-phosphatase, whose translation MKKAVFLDRDGVINEVLTNRVKFVNKPKDFYFLPRVPEAIKKLNKYFDYIFVVTNQGGVGLGYMKESKLQKIHEHMMKELKKDGAIIHEVVYCPHKPKSGCDCRKPNSKLIVDLGEKYNIDLSKSYMVGDTDTDIIAGKRAGTKGVFLGERDPLADAIFPDLISAANWIIEDAQGVTYKSYKKG comes from the coding sequence ATGAAAAAAGCTGTATTTTTAGATCGTGACGGTGTAATTAATGAGGTGTTAACGAATCGTGTTAAGTTTGTGAATAAGCCCAAGGATTTTTATTTCCTGCCCCGTGTGCCAGAGGCTATAAAAAAATTAAATAAGTACTTTGACTATATATTTGTGGTAACTAATCAAGGTGGGGTTGGCTTAGGGTATATGAAAGAGTCAAAGCTTCAAAAAATACATGAGCATATGATGAAGGAATTAAAAAAGGACGGTGCCATTATACACGAAGTAGTCTATTGTCCACATAAACCAAAGTCGGGCTGTGACTGCCGTAAGCCCAATAGTAAACTAATCGTAGACCTTGGGGAAAAGTATAATATTGATTTATCCAAATCCTATATGGTGGGAGATACGGACACGGATATTATAGCGGGAAAACGGGCAGGAACCAAAGGTGTTTTTTTAGGGGAAAGAGATCCATTAGCAGACGCAATTTTTCCAGATTTAATAAGTGCAGCTAATTGGATAATTGAAGATGCACAAGGAGTCACGTATAAATCATATAAAAAAGGATAG
- the lipA gene encoding lipoyl synthase, producing MTSCKPTSTNKEEHLRKPDWLKIKLNTNDEYKGLKKLMREKNLHTVCEEARCPNIHECWGERRTATMMILGSVCTRACRFCAVKTGLPNELDLAEPERVADSVAIMNLKHVVITMVARDDLKDGGAQVLAETVRAIRRKSPFTSVEVLPSDLGGLQENLQILMDAKPDILNHNIETVRRLTPRVRARAKYERSLEFLRLAKEMQPDIPTKSSLMIGLGETHEEILEVMDDLRANNVDIMTIGQYLQPTKKHLPVKKYYSPIEFGKLRKIAMEKGFKHCEAGPLVRSSYHADEQVNAATKERQLQAEL from the coding sequence ATGACATCTTGTAAACCTACAAGCACAAATAAGGAAGAACATTTAAGAAAACCGGACTGGCTAAAAATTAAACTAAACACAAATGATGAATATAAAGGGCTAAAAAAACTGATGCGTGAAAAAAATCTGCATACAGTATGTGAGGAAGCACGCTGTCCTAATATTCATGAGTGCTGGGGCGAACGTCGTACAGCAACAATGATGATTTTAGGTTCTGTTTGTACGCGTGCTTGCCGTTTTTGTGCCGTTAAAACGGGCTTGCCAAATGAGCTAGATTTAGCTGAACCAGAGCGTGTAGCAGATTCGGTAGCCATTATGAATTTGAAGCACGTTGTTATTACAATGGTTGCGCGTGATGACTTAAAGGATGGTGGCGCACAAGTACTAGCTGAAACGGTGCGTGCGATTCGACGTAAGAGTCCGTTTACATCTGTAGAAGTCCTACCATCTGATTTAGGTGGCTTACAAGAGAACCTGCAAATTTTAATGGACGCAAAGCCAGATATTTTAAACCATAATATTGAGACGGTGCGCCGCTTAACGCCTAGAGTACGTGCACGTGCAAAATATGAGCGTTCCTTAGAATTCCTTCGCTTGGCAAAAGAAATGCAGCCAGATATCCCTACAAAGTCTTCTTTAATGATCGGCTTAGGTGAGACACATGAAGAAATTTTGGAAGTAATGGATGATCTACGAGCAAATAATGTAGATATTATGACTATCGGTCAATACTTACAGCCAACGAAAAAGCATTTGCCTGTTAAAAAGTACTATTCTCCAATAGAATTTGGGAAGCTACGTAAAATTGCGATGGAAAAAGGCTTTAAGCATTGCGAGGCTGGCCCACTTGTGCGTAGTAGCTATCATGCTGATGAGCAAGTGAATGCAGCAACAAAAGAACGACAATTACAAGCAGAATTATAA
- a CDS encoding YutD family protein, with the protein MIIIDGYEYEIIEDYRDAFQEEVFNERYSDILARYDYIVGDWGYNQLRLKGFFDDKNQKSTFDTKISTLQDYLYEFCNFGCAYFVLRKSGKAIYQQEEVIGEDNEVTKPIENEPILE; encoded by the coding sequence TTGATTATTATTGATGGATATGAATATGAGATTATTGAAGATTACCGAGACGCCTTTCAAGAGGAAGTATTTAATGAGCGATACTCAGATATTTTAGCCAGATACGATTATATTGTGGGCGATTGGGGCTATAATCAATTACGCTTAAAAGGCTTTTTTGATGATAAAAATCAAAAATCCACTTTCGATACGAAAATTAGTACGCTTCAAGATTATTTATATGAGTTTTGTAATTTTGGCTGTGCCTATTTCGTATTACGTAAATCTGGTAAAGCTATTTACCAACAAGAAGAGGTTATTGGTGAAGATAACGAAGTGACAAAGCCAATTGAAAATGAGCCAATACTGGAATAA
- a CDS encoding YuzB family protein, giving the protein MNPMVEFCVSNLANGSQKAYEILERDPNIDVLEYGCLSYCTKCSESFYAIVNGELVEADSPEALTDAIYQFIEENPLW; this is encoded by the coding sequence ATGAATCCAATGGTTGAATTTTGTGTAAGTAATTTAGCAAATGGCTCTCAAAAAGCATATGAAATATTAGAGCGTGATCCAAACATCGACGTTCTGGAATATGGCTGCCTCAGCTACTGTACGAAATGCTCAGAATCCTTTTATGCAATCGTCAATGGCGAATTAGTGGAAGCTGACTCCCCTGAAGCGTTAACAGATGCCATTTATCAATTTATAGAAGAAAATCCTTTATGGTAG
- a CDS encoding HD-GYP domain-containing protein: MRLISIDVLKEGMVLGRTIWNEAGHPLLKKDVVINDRIIQRLQELNMHYLYIDDEISEGIEVKETVPTAMRNKAVSTIKSSFQSMDGLNPVNASYILDQQSKAIVSIVDELLSAVTGNDEILTILTDAYLFDEYLYQHSFQVTLYSIAIAKELGYSAEDLRLIGIGALLHDVGKLMVPKEILTKPGRLSNEEFDTMKKHTRYGFDLLRNLHSISLLVAHCAFQHHERIDGSGYPRGLVDFEIHPFAKIIGVADVFDAVTTNRVYREKMLPSQGLAIVEAGAGTIYDARIVRALKKAVVHYPNGVILKLSDNRRGIVSRQNTLNAALPFIRVFEEQNQLLSATYEINLVDYPGLTIECVETDYVVPSKVE; this comes from the coding sequence ATGCGATTAATTTCAATCGATGTATTAAAAGAAGGAATGGTATTAGGAAGAACTATTTGGAATGAGGCTGGACATCCTTTATTAAAGAAGGATGTTGTGATAAATGACCGCATTATTCAAAGACTTCAGGAATTAAATATGCATTATCTATATATAGATGATGAAATTTCTGAGGGGATTGAAGTAAAGGAAACCGTTCCAACTGCAATGCGAAATAAGGCAGTTTCAACCATTAAGAGTTCTTTTCAATCAATGGATGGATTAAATCCAGTGAATGCCTCTTATATACTTGACCAGCAGTCAAAAGCGATTGTCTCAATTGTAGATGAGTTACTGTCAGCAGTTACTGGAAATGATGAAATTTTAACAATACTTACAGATGCATATTTATTTGATGAATATTTATATCAACATTCCTTTCAGGTTACGCTCTATTCGATAGCTATTGCGAAGGAGCTTGGATATTCAGCAGAGGATTTACGTTTGATTGGCATTGGTGCTTTGTTACATGATGTAGGCAAGCTAATGGTACCAAAGGAAATTCTCACAAAGCCCGGACGCTTATCCAATGAGGAATTTGATACGATGAAAAAGCATACACGTTATGGCTTTGATTTGTTACGTAATTTACATTCTATATCATTGCTAGTAGCTCACTGTGCATTCCAGCACCATGAACGCATTGATGGCAGTGGCTATCCTCGAGGCTTAGTTGATTTCGAAATTCATCCGTTTGCTAAAATTATTGGTGTCGCTGATGTCTTTGATGCGGTGACCACAAATCGAGTTTACCGTGAGAAAATGCTACCATCACAGGGCCTAGCAATTGTAGAGGCGGGTGCAGGTACTATTTATGATGCACGTATTGTAAGAGCTTTGAAAAAGGCGGTTGTCCATTATCCAAATGGGGTTATTTTAAAATTATCGGATAATCGTAGAGGCATCGTATCAAGACAAAATACTTTGAATGCTGCATTACCATTTATTCGTGTTTTTGAGGAGCAAAATCAATTATTATCAGCTACATATGAAATTAATTTAGTGGATTACCCTGGCTTAACAATTGAATGTGTAGAAACAGACTATGTTGTACCGTCCAAGGTCGAATAA
- a CDS encoding DUF86 domain-containing protein: MYFVDRNKITKNLQYLDGLLAILEAEDNWLQNDIKKLAIERIGHNIMESMMDVGNLMIDGFIMRDPGSYEDIIDILIDEKVVSTEMEAPLKAVVGLRKMLVREFIEVDIQEVIDVLTASLPALKQFPPAVNDYLTNELGPVSAFLPEDHQ; the protein is encoded by the coding sequence GTGTATTTTGTAGATCGTAATAAAATCACAAAAAATTTACAGTACTTAGATGGATTATTAGCTATTTTAGAGGCAGAAGATAATTGGCTGCAAAATGATATTAAAAAATTAGCAATCGAGCGAATTGGTCACAATATTATGGAGTCAATGATGGATGTTGGAAATTTGATGATAGACGGCTTCATTATGCGTGATCCGGGAAGCTATGAGGATATTATTGATATATTAATCGATGAAAAAGTTGTATCAACAGAAATGGAAGCGCCATTAAAAGCAGTTGTTGGCTTACGTAAAATGCTTGTTCGTGAGTTTATAGAGGTCGATATTCAGGAAGTAATCGATGTGTTAACAGCAAGTCTACCTGCATTAAAGCAGTTCCCACCAGCCGTAAATGATTATTTAACAAATGAACTTGGCCCAGTATCTGCATTTTTACCAGAGGATCATCAATGA
- a CDS encoding TIGR01457 family HAD-type hydrolase translates to MKNYKAYCFDLDGTVYRGKEGISSAISFIQRLQEIGIEPFYVTNNSSKTREQLQEALIAVGVNAPLEHIYSSALVTAKYIARNFPGQKVAMMGSDGIRKALLNEGIEPVEEEPEVFVMGIDRTLDYTALAKATIAIQKGAAFIATNQDIKFPTEYGFLPGNGAFARLVGEVADVEPIYIGKPSPAMLEMIASQHGFTKEEMVMIGDNYDTDIMCGIRFGCDTIHVNTGVTPTSSVLEKEQQPTYVIEALI, encoded by the coding sequence ATGAAAAACTATAAGGCATATTGCTTTGATTTAGATGGTACAGTTTATCGTGGAAAAGAGGGCATCTCTTCTGCAATCTCTTTTATTCAACGTTTACAGGAAATTGGTATTGAGCCTTTCTATGTTACAAACAATTCCTCTAAGACTAGAGAGCAGCTGCAGGAGGCTTTAATCGCCGTTGGTGTAAATGCACCTCTTGAACATATTTACTCAAGTGCATTGGTGACAGCCAAATATATTGCGCGAAACTTTCCAGGTCAAAAAGTTGCCATGATGGGCTCTGATGGTATTCGTAAAGCGTTATTAAATGAAGGTATTGAGCCTGTTGAGGAAGAGCCAGAGGTGTTCGTTATGGGTATTGATCGCACCTTGGATTATACGGCACTTGCCAAGGCAACGATTGCTATTCAAAAAGGTGCAGCGTTTATCGCAACAAATCAAGATATTAAATTTCCGACTGAATATGGATTCCTTCCTGGAAATGGGGCGTTTGCTCGATTAGTTGGGGAGGTTGCTGATGTTGAACCCATTTATATTGGTAAGCCATCACCTGCGATGCTTGAGATGATTGCTTCTCAGCACGGTTTTACAAAAGAAGAGATGGTCATGATTGGCGATAATTATGATACAGATATCATGTGTGGTATTCGTTTTGGCTGTGATACTATTCATGTTAATACGGGTGTAACACCAACAAGTAGTGTGTTAGAAAAAGAACAGCAGCCAACATATGTTATAGAGGCTTTAATTTAA